A stretch of Paludisphaera borealis DNA encodes these proteins:
- a CDS encoding DUF2243 domain-containing protein, protein MDNASKLRQLTAAGTLLGIGMGGFVDGILFHQVLQLHGMLSAKYPRTGVDATTALVNVEINMFWDGLFHAFTWTMTALGIALLWHAVQRRDVPLSTRTLVGSLALGWGLFNLIEGVIDHELLGIHHVVEAGNHLPWDMAFLASGVVLILFGWSTIRADHGDDTATAAR, encoded by the coding sequence ATGGACAACGCATCAAAGCTCCGGCAGCTGACCGCCGCCGGGACCTTACTCGGCATCGGTATGGGCGGGTTCGTCGACGGCATCCTGTTCCATCAGGTGCTGCAACTCCACGGCATGCTCTCGGCGAAGTATCCCAGGACGGGCGTCGATGCGACGACCGCCCTGGTGAACGTCGAGATCAATATGTTCTGGGACGGACTGTTCCATGCCTTCACCTGGACCATGACGGCTTTGGGAATCGCCCTCCTCTGGCATGCGGTCCAGCGAAGGGACGTTCCCCTCTCGACCAGGACCTTGGTCGGGTCGCTGGCGCTGGGCTGGGGCCTGTTCAACCTGATCGAGGGCGTCATCGACCACGAGCTGCTGGGGATACACCACGTCGTCGAGGCCGGGAATCACCTGCCCTGGGATATGGCGTTCCTCGCCTCCGGGGTCGTCCTGATCCTCTTCGGCTGGTCCACGATCCGGGCGGATCACGGCGACGATACGGCGACGGCGGCTCGCTGA
- a CDS encoding gamma carbonic anhydrase family protein, whose amino-acid sequence MIDPSAFIAAGAVVLGDVQLGRDASVWYNAVLRGDAERIAVGDETNIQDLSMLHADPGFPCVVGRRVTVGHRAILHGCIVEDDCLIGMGATLLNGVRIGRGSVVGAGAVLVEGMDVPPGSLVLGVPARIIRQVDESTRARIDHAWRHYVEQSRQHLAGDFPVVPPTRPA is encoded by the coding sequence ATGATCGATCCATCCGCCTTCATCGCCGCCGGGGCCGTCGTTCTGGGCGACGTCCAGCTCGGCAGAGACGCGAGCGTCTGGTACAACGCCGTCCTCCGGGGCGACGCCGAGCGGATCGCCGTCGGCGACGAGACGAACATCCAGGACCTGTCGATGCTCCACGCCGATCCCGGCTTCCCCTGCGTCGTCGGCCGCCGGGTCACCGTGGGACATCGCGCCATCCTCCATGGCTGCATCGTGGAGGACGATTGCCTCATCGGCATGGGCGCGACCCTGCTCAACGGAGTCCGTATCGGCCGAGGCTCGGTCGTCGGCGCCGGCGCGGTCCTCGTCGAGGGAATGGACGTCCCGCCCGGTTCCTTGGTCCTCGGCGTTCCCGCCCGGATCATTCGTCAGGTCGACGAATCGACCCGAGCCCGGATCGACCACGCCTGGCGGCACTACGTCGAACAGTCCCGACAACACCTGGCCGGTGACTTTCCGGTCGTCCCGCCGACGCGGCCCGCGTGA
- a CDS encoding type II toxin-antitoxin system VapC family toxin: MSGIFVDTGAWFARFVPTDPDHNAAKAWLDRNAQPLITTDYVLDELLTLLKVRGEYQRALEIGPRILRGQVCEMERVTPFDVEEAWRVFSTYQDKGWSFTDCVSRVVMERLGIATAFAFDEHFRQFGTLGVVP; encoded by the coding sequence ATGAGCGGCATATTCGTCGATACCGGCGCGTGGTTCGCCCGGTTCGTCCCCACTGATCCCGACCATAACGCCGCCAAAGCGTGGCTCGACCGCAACGCTCAGCCACTCATCACGACCGATTATGTGCTCGACGAGTTGTTGACGCTGCTCAAGGTGCGCGGCGAGTACCAACGCGCCCTCGAAATCGGGCCGCGGATTCTTCGTGGTCAAGTATGCGAAATGGAACGGGTCACGCCGTTCGACGTCGAAGAGGCGTGGCGGGTCTTCTCCACCTATCAGGACAAGGGCTGGAGCTTCACTGATTGCGTCAGTCGTGTCGTCATGGAGCGGCTCGGGATCGCCACGGCCTTTGCGTTCGACGAACATTTTCGGCAGTTCGGCACTCTGGGCGTCGTGCCGTAA
- the gdhA gene encoding NADP-specific glutamate dehydrogenase: protein MPRIAEQIEQIYRQVIHRNPGEAEFHQAVREVIDTLGPVLRKHPEFADHKIIERICEPERQIIFRVPWQDDRGEVHINRGFRVEFNSALGPYKGGLRFHPSVYLGIVKFLGFEQIFKNALTGLPIGGAKGGSDFDPKGKSDDEVMRFCQSFMTELYRHLGEYTDVPAGDIGVGAREIGYLFGQYKRITNRYESGVLTGKNPQWGGALVRREATGYGAVYFVDEMLKVRGQSFEGKRCVVSGSGNVAIYTIEKIQELGGKVVACSDSAGVIYHKDGINLETLKRLKEVERERIAGYVKEHRDAEYIAGGNIWEIPCQVAMPSATQNELDGESARQLVANGCIAVGEGANMPTTPEGVRVFSEAGTSYAPGKAANAGGVATSALEMQQNASRDAWTFDYTERRLHEIMKEIHRSCYEMAEEFGSPGNYVIGANAVGFIRVAEAMVAFGLI from the coding sequence ATGCCCCGAATCGCCGAGCAAATTGAACAGATTTACCGCCAGGTCATCCACCGCAACCCGGGCGAGGCCGAGTTCCACCAAGCCGTCAGGGAGGTCATCGACACCCTCGGGCCGGTCCTCCGCAAGCACCCCGAGTTCGCCGATCACAAGATCATCGAGCGGATCTGCGAGCCCGAACGCCAGATCATTTTTCGGGTCCCCTGGCAGGACGACCGCGGCGAAGTCCATATCAACCGCGGCTTTCGGGTCGAGTTCAACAGCGCGCTGGGGCCGTACAAGGGGGGACTCCGGTTCCACCCGTCGGTCTATCTCGGGATCGTCAAGTTCCTCGGCTTCGAGCAGATCTTCAAGAACGCCTTGACCGGGCTGCCGATCGGCGGGGCCAAGGGAGGATCGGACTTCGACCCCAAGGGCAAGTCGGACGACGAGGTGATGCGGTTCTGCCAGAGCTTCATGACCGAGCTGTACCGCCACCTCGGCGAATACACCGACGTGCCGGCCGGCGACATCGGCGTGGGTGCCCGCGAGATCGGCTACTTGTTCGGCCAATATAAGCGGATTACCAATCGCTACGAGTCGGGCGTGCTGACGGGCAAGAACCCCCAGTGGGGCGGCGCGCTCGTCCGTCGCGAAGCGACGGGCTACGGTGCCGTCTACTTCGTCGACGAGATGCTCAAGGTCCGCGGCCAGTCGTTTGAAGGCAAGCGATGCGTCGTCTCGGGCTCGGGCAACGTGGCGATCTATACGATCGAGAAGATCCAGGAGTTGGGCGGCAAGGTCGTGGCGTGCTCCGACTCCGCCGGCGTGATCTACCACAAGGACGGGATCAACCTGGAGACGCTGAAACGGCTCAAGGAAGTCGAGCGAGAGCGGATCGCCGGCTACGTCAAGGAGCACCGCGACGCCGAGTACATCGCCGGCGGAAACATCTGGGAGATCCCCTGCCAGGTGGCGATGCCGTCGGCAACGCAGAACGAGCTCGACGGCGAATCGGCGCGTCAGCTCGTCGCCAACGGCTGCATCGCCGTGGGCGAGGGGGCGAACATGCCGACGACGCCGGAAGGGGTCCGCGTGTTTTCCGAGGCGGGAACCTCATACGCGCCCGGCAAGGCGGCGAACGCCGGCGGCGTGGCGACCTCGGCCCTGGAGATGCAGCAAAACGCCAGCCGCGACGCCTGGACGTTCGACTACACCGAACGTCGGCTGCACGAGATCATGAAGGAAATCCACCGGTCCTGCTACGAGATGGCCGAGGAGTTCGGCAGCCCGGGCAACTACGTGATCGGGGCCAACGCCGTGGGCTTCATCCGCGTCGCCGAGGCCATGGTCGCCTTCGGATTGATCTGA
- a CDS encoding carboxymuconolactone decarboxylase family protein, whose product MRLRLLSVLAASMFAALPAVCLADDAPASDAPSKVAATRQELKEQLEGSKQSRPRLPLPPPTEEELAEAKARGAAAKARPGSGGMGGGIVNNGRLRQIHIDPALLGDRNGGSREPDPTMTVDNTFKTMLFWIVSRANNCTYCQGHQEVKLAGDGVKEDTIAALDGDWSEFTPAERAAFVFTRKLTFEPNALTDADVDRLRQHYKDLQILEIIMTVSGNNGTNRWTGPLAIPQEKHRVFLTPTAEKYKSLRSLVAPLDPNATGMVCAKPASRGELESREQVEKALDAARKRTPRLPLADDAQARSVLPADWSGSGPAPQWARLLGNFPKGGKRLADAFARVETKGKLSPVLKSKIAWVGARQDRAWYALGHAKRRLNDLGLSDDQVFALDQPDFASPPAEQAALALVRKITVDPALVTDADVEAVRKHYSDSETAEVVYLATQAASFDRLTEAAGLRLEN is encoded by the coding sequence ATGAGACTACGATTGCTATCCGTCCTCGCGGCCTCGATGTTCGCGGCCTTGCCGGCGGTCTGCCTGGCGGACGACGCTCCGGCGTCGGACGCACCGTCGAAAGTCGCCGCGACCCGGCAGGAATTGAAGGAACAGCTTGAAGGCTCGAAGCAGTCGCGCCCGCGACTTCCGTTGCCCCCTCCGACCGAGGAGGAGCTTGCCGAAGCCAAGGCGCGCGGGGCCGCCGCCAAGGCTCGGCCCGGCTCGGGCGGGATGGGCGGCGGCATCGTCAACAACGGCCGGCTGCGTCAGATCCACATCGATCCCGCCCTCCTCGGCGACCGCAACGGCGGCTCGCGCGAGCCCGACCCGACGATGACGGTCGACAACACGTTCAAGACGATGCTCTTCTGGATCGTGTCGCGGGCCAACAATTGCACTTATTGCCAGGGCCATCAAGAGGTCAAGCTCGCGGGCGACGGCGTGAAGGAAGACACGATCGCCGCCCTCGACGGCGACTGGTCGGAGTTCACCCCCGCCGAGCGCGCCGCGTTCGTCTTCACGCGCAAGCTGACCTTCGAGCCCAATGCGCTGACTGACGCCGACGTCGACCGGCTGCGTCAACACTACAAAGATTTGCAGATCCTTGAGATCATCATGACCGTGTCGGGCAACAACGGGACGAACCGCTGGACCGGCCCGCTGGCCATCCCCCAGGAGAAGCACCGGGTCTTCCTGACCCCGACGGCCGAGAAATACAAGTCGCTGCGCAGCCTGGTGGCGCCCCTCGATCCGAACGCGACCGGCATGGTCTGCGCGAAGCCAGCCTCGCGCGGCGAACTCGAATCGCGCGAGCAGGTCGAGAAGGCCCTTGACGCCGCCCGTAAGCGCACCCCGAGGCTGCCGCTGGCCGACGACGCCCAGGCCCGCTCGGTGCTCCCCGCCGACTGGTCGGGATCGGGGCCCGCGCCCCAGTGGGCGCGGCTGCTGGGCAACTTCCCCAAGGGGGGCAAGCGGCTGGCCGACGCGTTCGCCCGCGTCGAGACCAAGGGCAAGCTCAGCCCGGTCCTCAAGAGCAAGATCGCCTGGGTCGGCGCTCGCCAGGACCGCGCCTGGTACGCCCTCGGCCACGCCAAGCGGCGGCTGAACGATCTGGGATTGAGCGACGACCAGGTCTTCGCCCTGGACCAGCCCGACTTCGCCAGCCCGCCGGCCGAACAGGCGGCCCTCGCCCTCGTCCGCAAGATCACCGTCGACCCGGCGCTCGTCACCGACGCCGACGTCGAGGCCGTCCGCAAGCACTATTCCGACTCCGAAACGGCCGAGGTCGTCTACCTCGCCACCCAGGCCGCGTCGTTCGACCGGCTCACCGAGGCCGCCGGCTTGCGACTCGAGAATTGA
- a CDS encoding carboxymuconolactone decarboxylase family protein, translating into MRKTATLAVGLMFASAGIGKADEPRPVPLTRPEMKRLIEDMKARKPRIPLPELTEAEKAKLGERGAGYESRIRALYLPAGEGFGYGGNRPATAGNAAGRARGDANRGAAPAGAGPEFARNADPNMSLDGAFKVELFWIASRANNCQYCLGHQEGKLLRAGLKEDEIAALDGDWSEFNPAQRKAFAFARKLTYEPHTLSDADIDGLRKDYQDLQILEMILSVAGNNAINRWKEGAGVPQSQGGGGFGRRTESGEVAAPAAPAAAHTYLTPTSEKFQSLITKVAPVVNDSKTGEPTKLTVCNRPPLESRADVAKALETARARTPRLPLVDDAKARAIVSSTLPDGPLPQWVRLAANFPREGANRITAVLAADEKGDLKPLLKAQASWIIARQDRAWYAAGVAQRRLKELGQTDDQIAALDGDWSEFSPVDRAMFTVARKLAASPVVLTDSEVDAAVKLAGPRDVVQLISFTTTRAWFDRVTEAAGLQLEK; encoded by the coding sequence ATGCGCAAGACCGCGACTTTGGCGGTGGGCTTGATGTTCGCTTCGGCCGGAATCGGCAAGGCAGACGAGCCCCGTCCCGTACCGCTCACGCGACCCGAAATGAAGCGGCTGATCGAAGACATGAAGGCTCGCAAGCCTCGGATTCCGCTCCCCGAGCTGACCGAGGCCGAGAAGGCGAAGCTCGGCGAACGCGGGGCCGGCTACGAGAGTCGCATCCGGGCGCTCTATCTGCCCGCCGGCGAGGGTTTCGGCTACGGTGGGAATCGGCCCGCGACGGCCGGGAACGCGGCCGGTCGGGCTCGAGGCGATGCGAACCGGGGAGCCGCTCCGGCGGGCGCGGGGCCGGAATTCGCCCGCAACGCCGACCCGAACATGTCGCTGGACGGTGCGTTCAAGGTTGAGCTGTTCTGGATCGCCTCGCGAGCCAACAACTGCCAGTATTGCCTGGGGCACCAGGAAGGGAAGCTCTTGCGAGCCGGTTTGAAGGAGGACGAGATCGCCGCGCTGGACGGCGACTGGTCGGAGTTCAACCCCGCCCAGCGCAAGGCCTTCGCCTTCGCCCGCAAGCTCACGTATGAGCCGCATACGCTGAGCGACGCCGATATCGACGGGCTCCGCAAGGATTATCAAGACTTGCAAATCCTTGAGATGATCCTCTCGGTCGCGGGCAACAACGCGATCAATCGCTGGAAGGAAGGCGCCGGGGTTCCCCAATCGCAGGGGGGCGGCGGCTTCGGCAGGCGGACGGAGAGTGGCGAGGTCGCCGCCCCGGCTGCTCCCGCTGCGGCTCACACCTATTTGACCCCGACGTCCGAGAAGTTCCAGTCTCTGATCACCAAGGTCGCGCCGGTGGTGAACGATTCCAAGACCGGCGAGCCCACGAAGCTCACGGTCTGCAATCGGCCGCCGCTCGAATCCCGGGCCGACGTCGCGAAGGCGCTGGAGACCGCCCGCGCGCGAACCCCGCGTCTGCCGCTCGTGGACGACGCCAAGGCCCGCGCGATCGTGTCGTCGACCCTGCCGGATGGGCCGTTGCCGCAATGGGTCCGCCTGGCCGCCAACTTCCCGCGCGAGGGAGCGAACCGGATCACCGCGGTCCTCGCGGCTGACGAGAAGGGGGACCTCAAGCCGCTGCTGAAAGCCCAGGCGAGCTGGATCATCGCCCGCCAGGACCGCGCCTGGTACGCCGCCGGCGTGGCGCAGCGGCGTCTCAAGGAACTGGGCCAGACCGATGATCAGATCGCCGCGCTGGACGGCGATTGGTCGGAGTTCTCACCGGTCGATCGGGCGATGTTCACGGTGGCGCGCAAGCTGGCCGCCTCGCCCGTCGTGCTGACCGACTCTGAAGTCGATGCGGCTGTCAAGCTGGCCGGCCCCCGCGACGTCGTGCAACTGATCAGCTTCACGACCACCCGCGCCTGGTTCGATCGCGTCACCGAAGCCGCCGGACTGCAACTGGAGAAGTGA